CGACGAACGGGCTGATCGAGCGGCTGCCGGTGGTCATTACTCCGGACGTGCTGCTGGTGCTGGTGAATGCCCTTGCTCTGAAAGCGCGTTGGGAGATCCCCTTCGAGGGTGCCGGCACGCGTGATCAGGACTTCACGGATGCGCTCGGCGTGCGGCACCGGGTGCCCACGATGCACCGGCCCGTCCCGCTGAACTGCGCCTGGACGGTGGGCGGCGCGAGCGTCGTCGAGCTGAAGTGCCGGGCGGAGGGCGGGCGGGCGCCTGCCCGGGTGCGGTTCGTGCTCGGTGAGCCGGGGGCCGGGGCGGCCGAGGTGCTGCCGCTGGCGTGGGCGCCGGAAGGCCGGTGGACGGGCATCGACGCCGAGCAGATCAACATGACGTTGCCGCGGATGTCCTTGCGGACGCGGGTGGACGCGACGGAGCAGTTGGCCGCCCTCGGGGTGCGGTGGGCGATGAGCGAGGGGGCCGACTTCTCCGGGATGTCTCCGGAGCGGCTCGCGATATCGCAGGTGGTGCAGGAGGCCGTGGTGAAGATCGCCGAGGAGGGGGTCGAGGCGGCGGCGGTGACTGCTGTGCCGATGGCGCCCGGCGGTGCGTATGTTCCTCGACGGATCGAGTGGATCGCCTTCAACCGGCCGTTCGGGGTGGTGGTGCTCGACGGGGGTGGGGAGGTGCCCCTCTTCACCGCCTGGCAGGCGGGGGTGCCGGGGTAGGCGACAGAGGGGAGCGGGGCTGAGGTTCGGGCGGGCCCTGCGGGGCCTTCCCCCATCCCGCCCGTT
This Streptomyces sp. NBC_01283 DNA region includes the following protein-coding sequences:
- a CDS encoding serpin family protein, whose translation is MTYGTGAGPGVGTGAELPAAAIRGLADRWLPLMASPGSADGHARSDGAGAGDFVCSPAGLWLALAAVAVGAREETAGELRELLGVAGEKAAGVVTAAARALASTDALAVATRVWSRVPVYRAHREALPDIGFGPMDPDGIDAWVREATNGLIERLPVVITPDVLLVLVNALALKARWEIPFEGAGTRDQDFTDALGVRHRVPTMHRPVPLNCAWTVGGASVVELKCRAEGGRAPARVRFVLGEPGAGAAEVLPLAWAPEGRWTGIDAEQINMTLPRMSLRTRVDATEQLAALGVRWAMSEGADFSGMSPERLAISQVVQEAVVKIAEEGVEAAAVTAVPMAPGGAYVPRRIEWIAFNRPFGVVVLDGGGEVPLFTAWQAGVPG